The DNA region CTTCCGGTACTGCGACTTGAGGAAGCCGTCGGGGCCCGCCACGATCATGCCGCCCACCGCATTGGTGCCCTGGATATGGGAGTTGTCGTAGACCTCGATCCGCTGCGGCGGCTCTTCCATGTCGAAGGCCTCCGCGATGCCCCTGAGGAGCTTCATCTGCGTGGCGCTCTCAGACATCTTCCGCGCGAGGCTCTCGCGGGCATTGCGGGAGGCATTGGCGATGAGCTCCGCCTTCTCGCCGCGCTGGGGGATGAGAAGCTCCACCTTGCGCTCGGCCTTTTCGCCCAGCGCTTCGGTGACGAGATCGCGGTCTTCCACGTCGTGGGAGAGGATCACCTGCCGGGGCGGCTCCCGGTCGCCGTAGAACTGGCCGAGGAAGGCCTGCATGATCTCCGCCTCGCTGTTCGAGCCCGTCACGCGAGGATAGTAATCACGGTTGCCCCAGTTCTGGTTGGCGCGGATGAAGAAGACCTGCACGCAGGCCTGCCCGCCTTCGACATGGAGCGCGATGACATCGGCCTCCTTCACGCCCTGCGGGTTGATTCCCTGGGCCGATTGGACCTGCGTGAGCGCGCGAATCCGGTCCCGCAAGGCCGCGGCGCGCTCGAACTCCATCTGGGCACTCGCCTCCTCCATCTGGGCGGCGAGGGTCTGCTGGACCTTCGTCGTCTTGCCCTGGAGAAAGTCATCGGCCTCGCGCACGAGCACCGCGTAATCCTCCGGGGTCACCTTCCCGCCGCAAGGGCCCGCGCACCGCTTCATGTGATAGTTCAGGCAGGGGCGATCTCCGGCCTCCACTTCGCGATCCGAGCAGGTCCTGAGGAGAAAGACCTTTTGGAGCGTGTTCAGCGTCCGGTTCACTGCGCCGGCGCTGGCGAAGGGGCCATAGTAGCGCCCCTTGCGGGTCTTGGCGCCGCGGTGCTTCTCGAGCTTCGGAAAATCGTGCTCCGAGCTGATGAAGATGTAGGGGAAGGATTTGTCGTCCCTGAGCAGGACGTTGTATTTCGGCTTGAGCTGCTTGATGAGGTTCTGCTCGAGGAGCAGCGCCTCCGTCTCCGTGCGCGTCGTCAGGAACATCATCGAGGCGGTCTCGGCGATCACCCGGAAGATATGCGGGGCATGCGCATTTCCGCGCGCGTAGTTCGACACGCGGTTCTTCAGGTTCTTTGCCTTGCCGACATAGAGCACGCGCGACTGTGCATCGAGCATCCGGTAAACGCCCGGAGATCCATCCAATGTGCGCACATATCGGGCGATGACAGCCTGCCCTGTCTCCGGTGTGTCAGCGCTGTTTGACAAGTCCTGATCCATGCCGTCGATTCTCGTTTTGGCTGCTACAGAGGCCCCCCGCCTGCAACGCTTTTCCTATCCACGAAAGCTGGGGATAAGTTGCCGGATAACGTTGGCGCAGCGCGAATTTTTCCTTGTTTTCTTTACCGTTGCTTTGACTGCCTAATTTTTAGGCTATTTATCAAGGCATTGAATTTGCTTCATATTTTTATTGTCACAGGACAATACGCTGATTTTCTTAGAGTTTTTGTAACACGTCTGTGACGAGAATCGCACCGGTGCACAACTCTCCATTCCGCCTCTTATTCAACCCCCAAAACGTCCGGAGTCTGCCACGTCAAGTGCTGCCCCCCGTCCACGCAAAGCAACTGTCCAGTGATCGCCGGCGCGTCGAGAAAGTAACCGAGCGCCGCGTTGATATCCGCGGGGTGCGCGCCGCGCCCGAGCACCGTGGCGGCCCGCTGCTTGGCGAAGTGTTCCGCGCTCTGGCGGCCGCCCTGGAGCGTGGGGCCCGGACCGATCGCATTGACGCGGATGCGGGGCGCGAGCGCCTGCGCGGCCGTCTGCGTGAAAGCCCAGAGCCCCATCTTGGCGATGGTGTAGGTCATGAATTCCGGCGTGAGCTTGCGCACCCGCTGGTCGATCATGTTGACGACGAGGCCCGAGGCCTTGGGCTCTCCGTCCGTGTCCACGGGCGTGCCCTGCGCCGCCACGGCCTGCGTCAGGAGAAAGGGCGCGCGCAGGTTCGAGCCGATATGCCTGTCCCAGCTTTCGCGCGTGGCCGTCTCGAGCGTGTCGTACTCGAAGATCGAGGCATTGTTGACGAGGCAGGTGATGTCTCCGCCCAGCGCCTCTCGCGCCGCGGACAGGAGCGCCTGCGTCTCCGTGTCATCGAGGAGATCGGCCTTGAGCGTCACGCCGCGCTGACCAGCGGCTTCGACGCCCGCCACGGTCTTCTCCGCCCCGGCTGAGGACGAGGCGTAATGCACGGCCACGTCGAAGCCGCGCCCAGCGAGATAGATCGCCATGGCCTGACCCAGCCGCGCGCCAGCCCCTGTCACCAGCGCCCGCATCAGCCGAGCACCGTGAAGATGTAGAGGATGTAGGCGGCCATGAACGCCGCGCCCCAGAGCCGCCCCAGCCCCCATTTGAAGAAGACGAAGGGCGCGAGCACGATGGAGGCTGCGAGCATCGTCCAGAAGTCGATGACGAAAAACTGCCGCGCCACCTCTATTGGCGCCACGAGCGCCGTGACGCCCACGATGGCCAGAAGGTTGAAGAGGTTGGACCCGATGACATTGCCCAGCGCCACATCCGCCTGCCGGCGATAGGCGGCGACCATGGTGGTGGCGAGCTCGGGCAGCGAGGTGCCGATGGCCACGAGCGTGAGCCCGATATGGGCATCCGACATGCCGAAGGCCCTCGCGATGCTCGAGGCGCCGTCCACGAGGAGATCTGCACCCAGCGGGAGCCCCACGATCCCCAACGCGAGAAAGAGCGCGATCCGCCAGCCCGGAAGCTCGGGATCCACGCCCTCGAGATCCTCCTCCGCCCCGGACGGGCCGGAGTCGGCCATCCGTGCTTTCTTGGCGTCGAGAAACTGGTCGAAGAGCACGAGGCTGAGCGCGCCGAGCAGGATGAGCCCGTGCCACCATGTGAGCGGCGCGGCGTAGGCGATGCCGATGAAAAGGAGCGAGCCGAGAATCATGTGAACGTAGCTCTTGCGCGTGTCGCAATCGGCCGTGGACATCGTGAAGACGAGCGCGGGCAGACCGAGCACGAGCAGGATATTGGCCGTGTTCGAGCCCACCACGTTGCCGATGGCGAGCCCGGGCTGATCGTCGAGCAGCGCGTTGACCGAGATCAGGAGCTCGGGCGCCGACGTGCCAAAGGCCACGATCGTCAGCGACACGATGAGCGCGGGGATCCCGAGGCGGAGCGCGAGGTTCACCGCACCCTTCACCAGCACGTCCCCCGCCAGAAGCAGGATCACGAGCCCGAGCGCCACATAGACCCAATCGAGGATCATGCACCCTCACCGCAGGGACAGGGACCCTTGCCGATGCGCGGCCGCCCACAGGCGCGGCACTTCTTCGCCGTGAGGCGCTGCAGCCTCTCCTGCCCGGGGAAGCGCAAGCGTCCGAACATCGCCATGGCCGCGATGACGATCAGGAAGAGGGTGACGATCTTCAGGATCATCTCAGAGGCCGAACTGGGCGTAGGCCGCCCGCTCCTCGACCCCGTGGCTGAGATCGCCGAGGACGCGCGCGCCCAGGCGGCTCAAGAGCGGCTTCCGCTGGCCGTAGCGGCGGAACTTCACCTTCTTGCCAAAGCGCTCCCGCAGGACAGGCGTGATATGGCCCACGGCATCTGCGAGGCCCACGTCCACGCCCTTCCGGCCCACCCAGATCTCCCCGGTGAAGAGCCGGTCATCCTCGGCGAGCTTCGCACCGCGGCGATGGCTCACGTGATCGATGAAGGTCTGGTGGATGTCGTCGAGCAGCACTTTGAGCCGCGCCACGTCCTCGTCCTTCGTGGGGCGGAACGGGTCGTTCATGCTCTTCGATTTGCCCGCGGTATACACACGGCGCTCCACCCCGTAGCGCTCCAGCGCCTCGGGGAAGCCGAAGCCCGCGGAGATGACCCCGATGGAGCCGATGACGGAGCTTTCGTCGACGAAGATCTCGTCGGCCGCCGCGGCCAGCCAGTAGCCGCCCGAGGCCGCCACATCCTCTACGAAGGCATAGACCGGGGTTTCCTTCTCCTCCGCCAGCCGCCGGATCCGCGCGCCGATGAGCGCGCTCTGCACGGGGCTGCCGCCGGGAGAGTTGATCACCAGCGCTACCGCCGCCCGTTTGCCCGAGAAGGCCTTTTCCAGCACCGGCCCGATGCCGTTGTCATTGAGCCCGCGCCCCGCGGCGATCAGCCCGTCGAGCCGCACGACAGCGACCTCCGGGTCGTTCTTCATGAAGGGGATGTATCTTTTCATTGGCTGCCATTTAGGCCCCTTGGACCCTGGCAACAAGGCGGGGTCGGGGGAAGCTTTGGCTTGAGCTCCCGTGCAAAGGCACCTGGGCTCAACCCACCGCAGCCGATGTGAGCTTTGAGCGCACAGGCGGCGCGCAGCGAATGCTCAGTTTGAGTCCTTATTGACCGTTGCTGCACGATGCAC from Pseudomonadota bacterium includes:
- a CDS encoding SDR family oxidoreductase, with the protein product MRALVTGAGARLGQAMAIYLAGRGFDVAVHYASSSAGAEKTVAGVEAAGQRGVTLKADLLDDTETQALLSAAREALGGDITCLVNNASIFEYDTLETATRESWDRHIGSNLRAPFLLTQAVAAQGTPVDTDGEPKASGLVVNMIDQRVRKLTPEFMTYTIAKMGLWAFTQTAAQALAPRIRVNAIGPGPTLQGGRQSAEHFAKQRAATVLGRGAHPADINAALGYFLDAPAITGQLLCVDGGQHLTWQTPDVLGVE
- a CDS encoding calcium/sodium antiporter, producing MILDWVYVALGLVILLLAGDVLVKGAVNLALRLGIPALIVSLTIVAFGTSAPELLISVNALLDDQPGLAIGNVVGSNTANILLVLGLPALVFTMSTADCDTRKSYVHMILGSLLFIGIAYAAPLTWWHGLILLGALSLVLFDQFLDAKKARMADSGPSGAEEDLEGVDPELPGWRIALFLALGIVGLPLGADLLVDGASSIARAFGMSDAHIGLTLVAIGTSLPELATTMVAAYRRQADVALGNVIGSNLFNLLAIVGVTALVAPIEVARQFFVIDFWTMLAASIVLAPFVFFKWGLGRLWGAAFMAAYILYIFTVLG
- a CDS encoding S49 family peptidase; translation: MKRYIPFMKNDPEVAVVRLDGLIAAGRGLNDNGIGPVLEKAFSGKRAAVALVINSPGGSPVQSALIGARIRRLAEEKETPVYAFVEDVAASGGYWLAAAADEIFVDESSVIGSIGVISAGFGFPEALERYGVERRVYTAGKSKSMNDPFRPTKDEDVARLKVLLDDIHQTFIDHVSHRRGAKLAEDDRLFTGEIWVGRKGVDVGLADAVGHITPVLRERFGKKVKFRRYGQRKPLLSRLGARVLGDLSHGVEERAAYAQFGL
- the uvrC gene encoding excinuclease ABC subunit UvrC: MDQDLSNSADTPETGQAVIARYVRTLDGSPGVYRMLDAQSRVLYVGKAKNLKNRVSNYARGNAHAPHIFRVIAETASMMFLTTRTETEALLLEQNLIKQLKPKYNVLLRDDKSFPYIFISSEHDFPKLEKHRGAKTRKGRYYGPFASAGAVNRTLNTLQKVFLLRTCSDREVEAGDRPCLNYHMKRCAGPCGGKVTPEDYAVLVREADDFLQGKTTKVQQTLAAQMEEASAQMEFERAAALRDRIRALTQVQSAQGINPQGVKEADVIALHVEGGQACVQVFFIRANQNWGNRDYYPRVTGSNSEAEIMQAFLGQFYGDREPPRQVILSHDVEDRDLVTEALGEKAERKVELLIPQRGEKAELIANASRNARESLARKMSESATQMKLLRGIAEAFDMEEPPQRIEVYDNSHIQGTNAVGGMIVAGPDGFLKSQYRKFNIKGEELTPGDDFGMMKEVLSRRFKRLLKEDPDRETEVWPDLLLIDGGQGQVSAVHGIMKELGVDDITMVGVAKGVDRDLGKEEFHRMGRGVKALRHNDPVLYFIQRMRDEAHRFAIGTHRAKRAKAMSKNPLDDIPGVGATRKRALLAHFGSAKAVSRANLADLKAVDGVSEGLAEKIYGFFHEG